Proteins encoded together in one Parcubacteria group bacterium window:
- a CDS encoding S1 RNA-binding domain-containing protein, producing MAKTDELLDKIVEEVKASSKAKAEAAAQVKIEKSNPQPEPIVDDMATLLDTDTIKVPHVGDVVEATVIDISASVVLLDIGPIGTGMVIGREAKSGLSADEKLRPGSTVQATVVDLDNDEGYIELSIREASYERAWDDLREKMENKETIMVKMLDANKGGLMVEVNGVVGFLPVSQLSSKNYPRVEDGDKNKILDLLKRLVSQELPVRIIDINQEEEKLIVSEKAALSDRERKAISGLHVGDTITGEVSGVVDFGAFVKFVPAGADLADEDARLEGLIHISELAWQLIDNPREVIKVGDRTEAKIIGIDDTRISLSIKALKEDPWTKITEKYTVGQIYKGKVDKINHFGAFVYLDNDIHGLAHVSEFQEMYPGKKLDEKIALKEEFMWKILSIEPKEHRMGLVLIDEKKMKELESKADAPKEEVAPKK from the coding sequence ATGGCAAAGACTGATGAACTGTTAGACAAGATCGTAGAAGAAGTCAAGGCAAGTAGCAAAGCAAAAGCAGAAGCTGCTGCCCAAGTAAAAATTGAGAAATCAAACCCCCAACCAGAGCCAATTGTGGATGATATGGCTACTCTTTTGGACACCGACACAATAAAAGTGCCTCACGTGGGCGATGTAGTCGAGGCAACTGTTATTGATATTTCTGCAAGCGTGGTGTTATTGGACATTGGCCCGATTGGTACAGGCATGGTAATTGGTCGCGAAGCAAAGAGCGGTCTTTCTGCTGATGAAAAATTGCGCCCAGGAAGCACGGTACAAGCAACAGTTGTTGACTTGGACAATGATGAGGGCTATATCGAATTATCGATCCGTGAAGCTTCTTACGAACGTGCATGGGATGATCTTCGAGAAAAAATGGAAAACAAAGAAACGATCATGGTCAAGATGCTCGATGCAAACAAAGGTGGTCTCATGGTAGAGGTCAATGGTGTCGTGGGATTCCTTCCTGTATCACAATTGTCAAGCAAAAACTATCCACGCGTAGAAGATGGCGATAAAAATAAAATTCTTGATTTGCTCAAACGATTGGTAAGCCAAGAACTGCCTGTGCGCATCATCGATATCAATCAAGAAGAGGAAAAATTGATCGTTTCAGAAAAAGCCGCCCTCAGCGATCGTGAGCGCAAAGCAATCTCCGGATTACACGTAGGTGACACGATCACTGGTGAAGTGAGTGGTGTTGTCGATTTTGGTGCATTTGTCAAATTTGTTCCGGCTGGCGCTGATCTTGCAGACGAAGATGCTCGACTAGAAGGATTGATCCATATCAGCGAGCTTGCATGGCAATTGATCGACAATCCGCGTGAAGTGATCAAGGTGGGTGATCGAACAGAAGCAAAGATCATCGGCATTGATGATACACGCATTTCACTTTCAATCAAAGCACTCAAAGAAGACCCCTGGACTAAAATCACTGAAAAATACACTGTGGGACAGATCTACAAAGGAAAGGTTGACAAGATCAATCATTTCGGTGCATTTGTTTATCTCGATAACGATATTCACGGTCTTGCACATGTAAGCGAGTTTCAAGAAATGTACCCGGGCAAAAAACTCGATGAGAAGATTGCCCTAAAAGAGGAATTCATGTGGAAAATCCTATCAATTGAACCGAAAGAGCATCGCATGGGACTTGTACTCATCGATGAAAAAAAGATGAAGGAGCTGGAGTCAAAAGCTGATGCGCCAAAAGAAGAGGTTGCACCAAAAAAATAG
- a CDS encoding cytidylate kinase family protein has product MIITITGDPGSGKSTIGKKLERDLGYKRYYMGQIRRDAAKKKGMTLEEYNAYGEEHPETDHDVDAYQKKLGDTEDNFIIEGRTSWFLIPQSVKIYIKVDPLEGARRIFSDLSINHGRNEGSNLKSVEDVLASNNKRTRSDDARYKKYYNKDCFDLKNYDFVLDTTHLTPDEAYEKIRQYIISRT; this is encoded by the coding sequence ATGATTATCACGATCACAGGAGATCCCGGCTCCGGCAAAAGCACGATTGGCAAAAAATTAGAACGGGATCTCGGTTACAAAAGATATTATATGGGCCAAATTCGTCGCGACGCGGCAAAAAAGAAAGGGATGACATTGGAAGAATATAATGCATATGGCGAAGAGCATCCCGAGACAGACCACGACGTGGACGCCTACCAGAAAAAGCTTGGCGATACAGAAGATAATTTTATCATCGAGGGTCGCACAAGTTGGTTTTTGATCCCACAATCCGTCAAAATTTATATCAAAGTAGATCCATTGGAGGGGGCTCGACGCATTTTTTCCGATCTATCGATCAATCACGGTCGCAACGAAGGATCTAACCTCAAAAGCGTAGAGGATGTTTTGGCAAGTAATAATAAAAGAACACGAAGCGATGACGCCCGTTACAAAAAATACTATAACAAGGACTGCTTTGATCTCAAAAATTATGATTTTGTCCTCGATACAACACACTTGACGCCGGATGAAGCCTATGAAAAAATCCGTCAATATATTATCTCCCGCACATAA
- the tilS gene encoding tRNA lysidine(34) synthetase TilS produces MKNLVKHVQNMNALHHMWVDFDTIILGVSGGPDSMCLLDVMIKIAKKEQLTLIVAHINYGLRDNDSQRDQQLVESVAHEHGLPCETLIVDHMTQSNEELWRNIRYNYFEKLRIKYSAQCIMVAHNKNDQAETFLLHLLRGSGLGGLVGMRFVSPNYVIRPLLSVSRDIIITYCKKNNVMYNIDHTNSNPTFARNRIRTRLIPYLQKNYNPQIVSVLARTAEMIAEDIKALDTLVTVFWKTNQEKNTIRFETKDFTHINTALQRHCLMLMIRSLCGTTKNIEKGLIDELRKLILSTKNKNQTFSGKDLKMHRKGDTVIFTCCKS; encoded by the coding sequence ATGAAGAATCTCGTCAAACACGTGCAAAACATGAATGCGCTGCATCATATGTGGGTAGATTTTGACACGATCATTTTGGGTGTATCTGGCGGTCCAGACAGTATGTGTTTATTGGATGTCATGATAAAAATTGCAAAAAAAGAACAATTGACACTAATCGTTGCACATATAAACTATGGCCTACGTGACAATGACTCACAACGAGATCAGCAATTGGTAGAATCTGTTGCGCATGAACACGGACTGCCATGTGAAACTCTGATCGTTGATCATATGACGCAAAGCAATGAGGAATTATGGCGAAATATCAGATACAACTATTTTGAAAAATTACGTATTAAATATAGCGCGCAATGCATTATGGTAGCGCATAATAAAAATGATCAGGCAGAGACATTTCTTCTCCATCTATTGCGCGGTAGTGGCTTGGGAGGGTTGGTGGGCATGAGATTTGTCTCACCAAACTATGTGATACGACCACTTCTCTCTGTATCGCGCGACATAATCATTACATATTGCAAAAAAAACAATGTGATGTACAACATAGATCATACAAACAGTAATCCCACATTTGCACGAAATCGCATTCGTACACGACTGATTCCCTATTTGCAAAAGAACTATAATCCCCAAATCGTTTCCGTGTTGGCACGTACAGCAGAAATGATCGCTGAAGATATAAAAGCATTGGATACACTCGTTACTGTTTTTTGGAAGACAAACCAAGAAAAAAACACGATTAGATTTGAAACCAAAGACTTCACCCATATTAACACAGCCTTACAAAGACATTGTTTGATGTTAATGATCAGATCATTATGTGGTACTACAAAAAATATCGAAAAAGGTTTGATCGATGAATTGCGTAAATTGATTTTGAGCACAAAAAACAAAAATCAGACCTTTTCTGGAAAAGACTTGAAAATGCATCGAAAAGGTGATACAGTGATATTTACTTGTTGTAAGTCGTGA
- the ftsH gene encoding ATP-dependent zinc metalloprotease FtsH: MEKIFKNSSLIIIILLIILMFFALSTGKKESIEKIAITQLSQQINEDKVKTITVKSDGNIRIELRDGTKQETNKEPDASLTETLRNFGVDETRLSSVPITVEVRSGASFWATILIPSVLPILIIGGLIFFMMRQAMRGNNQAMMFGTSRARMIDPKDKKNRTQFKDVAGNKEAKDELIEIVDFLKEPKKFRALGAKIPKGVLLLGRPGTGKTLLARAVAGEAGVPFFSISGSEFVEMFVGVGASRVRDLFKQAKKQSPSIVFIDEIDAVGRQRGTGLGGGHDEREQTLNQILVEMDGFDNQTNVIVVAATNRPDVLDPALLRPGRFDRRVTVELPDIIDRKAILAIHAKDKKTNPDVDLERIAQRTPGFSGADLMNLMNEGALLAGRRNKKSVEMIDIVDSIEKVLLGPAHKNNRMDEKEKEIVAYHEAGHALVGASLENTDPVHKVSIISRGSAGGYTLSVPDRDKSLHSRAYFMDELSVFLGGYVAEELVFKDVTTGPSNDLKRATKMARSIVTQFGMSELGVRTFGKNEDLIFLGREVTEERDYSDKTAETIDIVVAKILAKAKATAEKILIDKRDILDIIAKRLLERETIEKEEFEAIIAGKKPSEDLPKEHIQTV, encoded by the coding sequence ATGGAAAAAATATTCAAAAATTCTTCTCTGATCATTATTATTTTACTCATAATACTCATGTTTTTTGCCCTTTCAACCGGCAAAAAAGAGTCCATCGAAAAGATTGCAATTACACAACTGTCTCAACAGATCAACGAAGATAAAGTTAAGACAATTACAGTAAAATCCGATGGCAATATACGCATCGAATTACGTGACGGCACAAAACAAGAGACAAACAAAGAGCCGGATGCGAGCCTCACGGAAACCTTGCGCAATTTTGGTGTTGATGAAACCAGACTCTCTTCCGTACCAATCACTGTGGAGGTACGGTCCGGTGCGTCTTTTTGGGCAACAATTCTCATTCCATCAGTGTTGCCAATTCTTATTATCGGCGGATTGATCTTCTTTATGATGCGACAGGCAATGCGTGGCAACAACCAAGCAATGATGTTTGGCACATCTCGTGCCCGCATGATCGATCCCAAAGATAAAAAAAATCGCACACAATTCAAAGATGTTGCCGGCAATAAAGAGGCAAAAGATGAATTGATCGAAATCGTTGATTTTTTAAAAGAACCCAAAAAATTTCGTGCTCTTGGCGCAAAAATTCCCAAAGGCGTTCTCCTTCTCGGTCGTCCCGGCACAGGAAAAACACTCCTCGCCCGCGCTGTAGCAGGTGAAGCAGGTGTTCCTTTCTTTTCAATCAGTGGATCGGAATTTGTAGAAATGTTTGTTGGTGTTGGCGCATCACGCGTACGTGACTTATTCAAACAAGCAAAAAAACAATCCCCTTCCATCGTTTTCATTGATGAAATTGATGCTGTAGGGAGACAGCGTGGTACAGGTCTCGGTGGCGGACATGACGAACGCGAACAAACACTCAATCAGATCCTTGTAGAGATGGACGGTTTTGATAATCAGACCAATGTGATCGTCGTTGCCGCAACGAACCGACCGGATGTACTGGATCCAGCACTGCTCAGACCGGGACGTTTTGACCGTCGTGTAACAGTTGAACTCCCCGACATCATTGATCGTAAAGCGATCCTCGCTATTCATGCGAAGGACAAAAAAACAAACCCCGATGTAGACTTGGAGCGCATTGCGCAACGCACTCCAGGGTTTTCCGGTGCAGACTTGATGAATTTGATGAATGAGGGTGCCCTTCTTGCAGGACGTCGTAATAAGAAAAGTGTTGAGATGATCGACATCGTTGATTCAATTGAAAAAGTCCTCCTCGGTCCCGCACATAAAAATAACCGCATGGATGAGAAGGAAAAAGAAATCGTTGCCTATCATGAAGCCGGTCATGCTTTGGTCGGCGCAAGTCTAGAAAACACCGACCCTGTACACAAAGTATCAATTATTTCTCGCGGTAGCGCTGGTGGATATACACTTTCCGTACCGGACAGAGATAAGAGCTTGCATTCACGCGCATATTTCATGGACGAATTATCTGTTTTTCTCGGTGGCTATGTTGCGGAGGAATTAGTATTTAAAGATGTAACAACAGGACCATCTAACGATCTCAAGCGCGCAACAAAAATGGCACGCAGCATTGTCACGCAATTTGGCATGAGCGAATTGGGCGTGCGCACATTTGGAAAGAACGAGGATCTTATCTTCTTGGGGCGTGAGGTAACGGAAGAGCGAGATTACTCCGATAAAACTGCAGAAACAATTGACATTGTCGTAGCAAAAATTCTCGCAAAAGCAAAAGCGACAGCTGAAAAAATTCTCATCGACAAACGTGATATATTAGACATCATTGCAAAACGCCTCTTGGAGAGAGAGACGATCGAAAAAGAAGAATTTGAAGCAATTATTGCAGGGAAAAAACCATCAGAAGATCTACCTAAAGAACATATTCAAACGGTGTAG